GCCAACAGGGCCATACCAAGCACCTTCATGTATGCGGATAACACCTTGGGGAAAATTGTTGCTGACAACAGCGCCTGCAAGTAATTGGCCCCGGTCATTAAATACTCTCACCACATCACCATTTTTAATGCCACGTTGTTTAGCGTCTTCAGGGTTTAGATAAACCGGCTCTCTGTCTTGTACTGCATAAGATTGGCGATACTCTTTTGACTCACACATTTGTGAATGTAACCGTTTATCAGGGTGACAAGATTGCATCCAGATCGGGTGTTTGTCTGACCCAGGGCCGCCATGGCTTCGCTCTGTTTTTTCCATCCACATTGGGTGACCTTTACAATCATCGTATTGATAGCGGTCAATTTTGCGGCTAAAGATCTCAATTAACCCCGACGGTGTACCTAAAGGGTTTATTTCGGGATCATCTCTAAAGTCAGCATGTCGAGTCCAAGGCTTACCTTCACCAAAGTGTACATAACCGTCTTGCCAAAATTGTTCAAAATCAGGCATTGCAAATTTACCATCATTAGCAGTTTTGCATTCGCTGTAAAGCTTCTTAAGCCAATCAAGCTCAGTCATGCCACGCGTATATTCTTTCTCTTTACCTAGAATACGGGCAAAACGGGTGAATATTTCATAATCAGACAAGCTATCAAATAGCGGTTCAACCATTTTTTGCATTGCCAGCAAACCACGGTTTGCGTAACTGCCATAAATATCAATGTCATTTCGCTCCATCGTCGTACAAGCCGGCAATACAATATCTGAAAAACGACAGGTTGCTGTCCAGTTGATATCAATGCTTACAACACATTCAAGCTTATGAAAAGCTTCTTTCATACGGTTCCTGTCTTGATGGTGATTCCACGGATTGTTACCTGAGAAAATCATCATTTTTATGTCAGGGTAAGTAACTTTTGCGCCATTAGCGTCAATGACTTTGCCTGGCTCTAAAATAGCGTCAATCCAACGTGCTACTGGAATGGTACTGCTTGCACCTTTAAAGTCATCGCTATCGAAAATTGGTTTTTGACCTTCGTCTAAATTTCGTGGGAAAGCCCCTGGAGCCGCTGCGCCAGAAGAAGGCACACCAATACTTGAATAATGATGACCATAACTAATGCCGCCACCAGGTAATCCAATTTGCCCGATCATAGTGGCTAAGACTGCCGCCATCCAATAAGGTTGTTCACCGTGTTGCTGGCGTTGAATACACCAGCCCATTAACATTTGCGTGCGACCAGCAACCATGGTTTTTGCCAAGTCTTTGATCACTTCAACTGGCACCGATGTAATTTTTTCTGCCCACTGTGGGGTTTTAGCAATACCGTCACTTTCGCCAGTTAAATACGGCACAAAACGCTCGAACCCTAAGCTATAACCGTCGATAAATTTTTGATCATGTAAATTATTGGAGTAAAGCTCATAAGCGATAGCCAACATTAAGGCGACATCGGTTTGTGGATTAACATAGATTTTTTCACAACCTAAGTAATCTTGAGTCTTAGATGCCACGGGATCTATACTGATCACACGAATTTTACCTTGTTTTACTTTCTCTTTTAGTTGCGCAAGGTATTCATAACTTTCATGGGTTTCTGCATTCCAGCCCACTTGTAAGTTTTTATAAGGATCATTAGCCCATAAAATAATGGTTTTAGCATTATCTAAAATAAGCGGCCATGAAGTTCCTTGAGCATAAACTTCTGTTGAACCTAACACATACGGCAGTATGGTTTGCCCGGCACCTGTTGAGTAATCACCAATTTTTTTAACAAAGTTTCCATGCATACCAACAGCGCGCTGCATATGGCTGGTACTAGAATGTAATTGCCCTGTTGCACGCCAGCCGGTTTGCCCTGCATGCAAGCCAGACGGGCCGTAATTAGTTTGTACTTCATCAAGTGATTGCTTAAGGAGTGTTAATGCTTGATCCCAAGTGACTCGAACAAAACGAAAATCGCCCCGCTGTGTAGTATCACTTTTATGGCCTTTTAATAAAAAATCTAGCCGTACCATAGGGTAACGAATTCGTGATGGATTATAGACTAAGCCCTTAACACCGTTAATCATGTCTGTTGGATACTTATCTAAATCAAACGGCTTAACTTGATCAATAACACCATTTTTTCGTTTGATTTTAAACGCACCAAAGTGTGAGCCAGTGGTTAACCAATCGTCACGTTTTTTAGCGCCGACGTTTGCTAAAGCGTTTAGTGGTGTTAACACTGAAGCGGTACTTGCTAGGGTAAATGATGTCGCTAATATGCCCTTTAAAAAACTTCTTCTTTTCATGAGATAGGCTCCAATTAGTGTTTTTCTTTAACAAACGTTGATGAGTGCTGTTGTAAGTATTTTTGTACTAGTGCTTGTGTATCTTGATCCATGTTGACAAAAGCGATCATGCCTTGGAACATACCTGGCCAAGTGTTGGCATCAAAGTGGGCTTCATCTGGTTGCGTATGACAAACACTGCAGCTACTTCTAAAGGTGTCTCGCGCATAATCCCATAACGGTTGTTGCTCGGTAATTAGGTAATCAGCATCGGTCCATAGCGTTGTTTCAACGCGTTGCCATTTAAGGCCCGTCATTTCATCTTCTTTTTCTTCAAAGCCTTTCATAACGCCTTCGGTTTTGGCCGCATCTTTAGTTAATTGAGCGGTAAGCATGTTGATGCCAAACTCTCGATAAATCACTCGACCAGCGCCCATTTGTTTACGCCACCCTTCAATGGCAATTTTCACGCGCTTGTCTTTGCTCTCTAATACGTTAACTTTAGTGGCAACATTTAGGGTACCTGCTTCAACATCGCCGTTTGAGCTAAAGAATAATGGCTTGGTTAAGGCGGTGAAGTATTCTTGACCTGTGATGAAACTATTAGGCCCTGTACCCACCTCTGCAATTAACTCTGGTGCTCTAGCTGTGCCCATATCAGGTAAGGTATGTGCGATGCCCTTATGACAGTCAACACAACTTTGATCTTTTTCTGCGGCACGTTTCATCTGCTTTTGTGCTAGCTTAGACATGTCTTCCCATTTCATGGAGTCGTAATTATGACAGTTCTTACAAGCTAAGGAATCGTCTCGGTCAAAGCGAGCCCATTCACGAGACGCCATCTCTAAACGTTTACTTTCAAACTTAGCATCGGTATTGACCGTTTTAAAGAACCAACCCCATACGTCACTTGAAGCTTCCATTTTTCTTGCAATTTTTCTACCCCAGCTATGTGGTACATGGCAGTCAGGACAAGTAGCGCGGACACCCGAATGATTTGACCAATGTACGGTTTTTTGTAGTTCTTGATAAGGTTTGCTTTCCATGCTGTGGCAACTGATACAAAATTCTTCTGTATTGGTTGCTTCTAGCGCTGTGTTGAAACCACCCCAAAAAATAACCCCCATTAAGAACGCCGTTAAACTAATGGAGCCTAAAGTAAGGTATTTAGCTGGCGTGTTAAGTGTGTGCCAGAGGTTTTTAAACCATTTCATGTTGATAACCCTCGATGTTCTAGTTTTTTACTTTATTGCTGAAAATACGAATGACTTACTTGGTGATATTTCTAGTGAGGGATAACACCACCAAATGCCTGAATTAACCATATGATCAAGCCATAGCCACCAACGGCAAAAATGCTCAAAACTGGAAAAAGCACAACAATAATAAAACCCAATGCTTTAAGCTCTTTGAGCTTTTTCTTTTCACCGATGTCTTTATCTTTATTTAACTGTTTCGCGATCATCTCGAAACTCCTCTTGACTCATTAGCGGGTTGTGTATTTTTGATAAGCTAACTATAGATAAGCAATGTGAATAACGATGGCGCAGGAAAAGACAGCTTATGCGCAATTGTGAAAAAATATGAACAGAATTGTAGATGAAAGGTTTGGTAGACCTGTTACTGTAATGTCAGGGGAATTATGCTTATTTACAACAACGAAATAAGCAGGCTACTCCTACGGCGTGCCTGCTTATATATGCGGTATTAAAGACTTTGTTTTAATTAAGAAAGCTTATAGTATTAGAAACTCTTACTTACCCCCAGAACAAAGCGGCTATCAAATATTTTTAACCCTTGTTCAGAGCCGTACACTTTGTGTGAACTGTCTATGTTTGAGTCATGATAACGTACATCAAAATTAAGCCCGTAGAAGTTCTTGCTTACCCCAAGGTTCCAATGCCCCCAGCCTTCAGCTCCATCGCCAGACAAATCTTGGTAACCTAATGAGCCTGAAAGATTAATACCGTTGCTAAAGCTTGTGCTCGGATGAATGGCATAATTTACGCCGTCCCAACCTTTGGCGCCAAACCAGTCATCAAGCGTAGGTGTTACTTCAAGCTTCATATTCACTGGACCGAAATCTTTGGCGATTTGCATCCAAAGTTCTGTATAATTTGAATCGTCAGAGTCAGCGTAAGTATAGTGATAAACGAAAACATTGTAGCTAATGCCACTTTCACCAATAGTGCCAGATTTACCTAGATAGGGAGAAAGGTTTGATCTTATATCTGGAGTGGACTCATATTCTGCCGTGGCACCGGATACACCAGCGTAAAAACCACTACTGTGCGACCAAGTGAAGTTAGCGAATATTGCCGTTGTGTCTCCATCAGCTACGGTTGACTCACCACGAAATACTGAGTCAGTTGCAATTCCAGCGGAGCCGCTAAAAGTACCATTTAAAAACTCGCCTTTAGCTTGTTCCGCACTTGCTAAAAAAGAGCAAGATAGTAACATCGTACTCACAAGAGCGCAGTTTGTTGTTTTTATAACTTTATTCATAGTTCAAAACTCCAGAGTTGATATAAATCAGATAAACAATTTTTGATGGCGTTATTGTATCGCCCAGTTATGAACAGGATTGTGTGATTAGATGAACACAATGTTTAAGAATATTTATGAAATAATGTCAGTTAGCTATCGAATGAAGCACTTTTGCTGGCAATAATTTTTTAGTAGGACGTCACGGTTGAACCACAAACATATTTTAGTAGTTGAAGATGAAGCGATAACCCGAGCCAAATTGGTGGGTTATTTCCAGCATGCGGGTTATCAAGTAAGTGAAGCAGAGAATAAAGCGCAGATGAATGTGATATTAGACAATCATCATATTGACTTGATCATGCTAGATATTAACCTGCCTGACGAAGATGGACTAATGATCACACGAAACCTACGTAGCCACTCTGATATCGGCATTGTGCTCGTGACCGGGAGAACCGATTCTATCGATAAAATTATTGGTTTGGAAATGGGCGCTGACGATTATGTTACTAAGCCATTTGAGTTAAGGGAGTTATTGGTACGGGTTAAAAATATATTGTGGCGCATCTCATTGGCGCAACAAGAGCCAGCATTTTCAGCAGACGCAGAAGAAGATGACAATATATTTCGTTTTGGTCAATGTCGCTTCGATATTCCTAAGCGAAAACTACTTAAAAACAATATTCCGATCAAACTGACCAAAGCTGAATACGATATTCTTGTGGCGTTTGTTGCCAATCCAAGTCGAGTGTTAAGCCGTGACCGTTTATTGAACTTAATTGAACATAGGGTTGACGCCCCAAACGATAGAACGATAGATGTATTAGTTCGTCGTTTACGTAACAAAATTGAAGATAACCCGAAAGAGCCACAAATATTTACTACTATTCATGGAGAGGGATATCTATTTGCTGCAGATGTGAGTTAAATAGGTCACTTTGCAAGCGGTTTCACGTTATATACCGGTTTGAAATTGTTTGGTGATAAAGATAACTGAGTGTTTATCTCATCGATGTTTTGTTGGTCTATAGTAATAATCGCAGTCGCTTGGTGTTCTTCACTTTTTCCTGTTTGCAGATACGTCACAGCTTGATTAATCGCCATTCGGCCTTGGTGTACCATTTGATCTGAATTGGCCATCAGTATTTTATTACGCTTAATACCGCGATAAACCCCATGACTAAAGTAATGACTAAGAATTTTAGGTCGTTGTGCCTTAGGTAATTTCGAAACTTCATTAATAGCCATTTCAGCCATCACTGCATTTCCAGCTAAATACTCTATGTCAGTGAATTTTTTAAAGGTATTTTTTAACAGAGAAAACTGAGTGATTTTCTCATTTAAACCATGTTGTACCGTGACCAATTCAATCGCACTATTTGCAATCGCAGCTTTTAAACCTTGGGTTGACTGCAAACTACCTCCTCCGCCTTTCGGCCCAGGAAACCAAGCCAGTTGTGCGGATTCAGACTTCCCGTGTTGTTGATGATAGTTAACTAGGTACTGACCTAAATTAAAGCCCATTTGATACCAAGAAACCCCTGTTCTGCCAGTAATATTTTTTGTTGCTACTTCATTAACCAGCGCAAAAATAGGCGTATGCTGGTTAACTTGTGCTAATTTAAGGTTTAACTGTTCAAAGCTAACCGTGCCAACTAATATGGCATTTGCTTGCCATTCAATACATTGTTCAATTTGTTTAAACTGTTCATCAGCATTTTGATAGCCACCGGCTTCTAGCACTTTTAATGCAATCGAACTTTGTTTTGCTTGCTCAGTCATGCCAAAATTTATACTGAGCCAATAAGAATCTTTCAGATGAGGATACACTGCACACAATTTTATTTTACTATTGGTATGGGTTGGAACTGGATTCGCAGCGACTAAAACGCTAAAAAAACACGGTACGGCTACCAGTAGTAAAACAAAAAGTTTTTTCACAATACGCTCTTTTTAAACATTGATATGGATACTCAGGATTAGAGGATATTACATTGCACTTTCGTCGAAGTATAGGTAACAAATTACTATTTGCCTTTAGTTTTGTTGCCGGATTATTACTGTTTGTTAGCATTGTTGCTTGGAATAGTCTCAGCCTTATTGCCAGCACAGGAGATGTCATTACCAAGCAAACTTTACCTATACTCACGGGTACAAGAGAGCTGGCAAACTTAAGCTTGAAAATTACTCATAGCACGACAGTATTGAAAAATACCACTGACGAAGAGACGCGCAAAAACATTAGCGATAATTTGTTCTCACTGCACACTGCTGTTGAAGAGAAATTTTCTTCATTGGAACTACTCAACCTCAATAACAAGAATTTAACCGACTTAATAAACCTAAAAAATGAAATCAACCAAGGTATTAAACAACTTGATCGCTACGCTAGAGACAAAATCATCAACCTTCATCAGATTGAAAAAACTATTATTGTAGTCAAAGCATCGGTTCATGAAATTTCTACGTTGTCGAAATCACAGGTAGCTAATGCCAGTACCTTTGCGCTTGTACGATTGTCAGGGCTATATGACTTAATTGAGCAGAAAAATAGCTTGGTTAAGGCACAACAAGATATAGATTTGATTATTGATGAAGACCTTAATTTACTGGATAAAATGGCAGCATTAGAACGTCATGCGCTAGAGTTAGAGCAAATAGCCAACTTAATTATTACTAGTCACCAATACCAACAACTTAATGAGTTAGGGCAGAGTAAGGACTCGTTAGTAATAGTGATCACCAATTTGGTTGACGCTATTCATGATCCTTATCGGTTAGAATTAGCACGTATTGCATTGAACAAGCTTAAACTGTTTGATGATCTACTACTTTACCAGCAAGAAGCTATTGAGCTAGAGCAAAAACAAAGCTTGCTACACCAACAGATTGCCAACCAATTAACACTATTAAATCAGGGCATATTATCACTGATCGAAAAACAAGGTGAGCTCGCAACAAAAACCAGCCAACAACATCACAAGTTAGTGTCGTGGTCTCAAAATGTATTTTTGATCACCACCTTATTGTCGCTGATTGTCATTATCTTTGTGATGTGGAAAGTCGTTTATCAAGGTATTGTTTTCAAACTGCAAAAGCATACTGATGCAATAGAAAAACTTGCCGCTGGGGATCTTGAAATAACCGTTGAATCCTCTATGGATGAAGAGTTAAAGCATATGGCCCAAGCCCTGGATGTTTTTCGAGAGCAAGCCATTAAAAAGCAGCAGCTTGAGTATGAACAACAACAGAGTGAACAAGAGCTGCGTTTACATAAAGAGAACCTTGAACAATTGGTTGGCGTTAGAACACAAGAGCTGAGATTGACCAATGAAAAGTTAAACCGTGAATCTACCGCGCATGCCCTAGCAAAGCAACAAGCAGATGAAGCCAACAGGGCCAAATCAGTCTTTTTGGCCAGCATGAGTCATGAAATACGTACACCGATGAACGGCATGATAGGCACGCTAGAGTTATTAACCGATACCGATCTAACCGAAGAACAGCAAAAGTATGCGCAAACAATACTCTATTCCGGCGAAAACTTACTCGATATTCTTAACGATGTGCTTGATTATTCAAAAATCGAAGCTGGCCATATTGCGCTGTCTTGTCGGGCCATTGATCTAAACAAACTGGGGCAAGATGTTATCCAATTGATGCTCGCAAGAGCACAGAGTAAGTCGTTACTGCTCCGCTTTGAAATTGACAACCACCTTGAACCGTGGCGATTTGCTGATTTAGGCAAGTTACGACAAATACTTATAAACTTAATTAATAATGCCATTAAGTTTACCCAGCGAGGCAGTATTGTTTTATCAATTACTGGGGATAAAACTGGTACCGACAGACCTAACCATGATGAAGGTAGCGTGACCTTCTCTGTGACTGATACGGGTTGCGGCATCGCTAAAGATAAGCAAGGGGACGTTTTTCAGGCATTTACCCAAGTGGCCAACTTGCAAAGTGCTGCTGGAACAGGGTTGGGCTTAGCTATTTCTCAGCGGTTGGTAAGCGCCATGAACGGAGCTTTGTCACTTGAGAGCGAAGAAAATAGAGGCAGCTGTTTTTCTTTTACGCTCCCTTTAAGCTATGCAAATAAAAGCGATATTAACAAACAACAAGAGATGTTTTCGTCTTCCCATGAATCATTCCAACACTACAACGTGCTTATTGTTGAAGACAACGATATAAACCTTGATGTTGCCTGCGCATTAGTTGAAAAGCTCGGCCACACAATTACTGCCGCTAAGGATGGGACAAGCGCAATTAGTTTAATGCAAAGCAATCATTATGATTTAGCACTACTAGATATCAATTTACCCGATACTGACGGCGTGACACTCTCAAAACAGCTCAAATCTATAGCTGAAGAAAAACAACAAGTATTTAAGACCATTGCTGTATCGGCTCATGTTTTTAAAGAAGATGTTGCTAAGTTTATTGAGTCTGGTTTTGATGGTTTTGTGGCCAAGCCAGTGCAAATGAAGAAATTAAAACCCGCTATTAACAAAGCAATGTTTGCCGTTGGTGCCGTGAATAATCAAGATGAAAACAAGCAAGTATCAAAACAAAAAAATGGCACTATAGGAACGACTGAGTCCGTAACAATAAGCAATGACGAATTTAATAAGCACTCATTGTTTGACGCTGATATTCCTAATCAAGACATCGAGTATTTGGGGCATGAAAAAGTACAACAGCTTGCGCAGCTCTTTTGCCAGCATGTCGACAGTGAATACAGTGATTTCTCAGACTTATCTGCGGCCGATCAACAAGCAAAGCTACATAAACTCAAAGGCGCAGCAATAGGATTAGGGCTGGTTCGGCTATATCAGCTATGCAATGCACTTGAAGTATCTATTAAAGATGAAAAACTAACCACACCTCAACTGCTTATGATTGATGATTTGATTAAATTATCAAAGGGAGTGCTGCGTCATTACTCAGACAATCTGCAAAAATCTGACTAACTTACTGGATATAATTACTTAGTGTTTTTCAAAGAAACAATCCATCGTACAGCAATTTAGTCAACAGGCCGGTACGTGTGGTTGTTCCTAGTTCAGTATTTGAATCATTCGATTTTTATTACGTACTGTTAGTTAACATCCGAAACAAACCGTTAACAGGTTAGAACTTGTACTGTGCTTGACTTCCTATATAATACGCGCCTTAAATCGTAGGAAGCCAATATGACACCCCTTTCGCCCGAACAAAAAACACAATTAGTCAAACTTGAAAAACGCTTACGCAGCCATGTCGGTAAAGCGATCGCCGAATATAACATGATTGAAGATGGCGACCGAATTATGGTGTGTTTATCTGGCGGAAAAGACAGCTATGCCTTGCTGTCAATTTTAATGCTGTTGAAAGAATCCGCACCAATCAATTTTGACATTGTAGCGGTGAATTTAGATCAAAAACAGCCAGGTTTTCCAGAAGAAATCCTACCGAATTACCTACATTCTATTGGCATTGAATATCATATTGTTGAAGAAGATACCTATTCAATTGTTAAAGACAAAATACCTGAAGGTAAAACCACTTGCAGTTTATGCTCTCGACTACGTCGCGCGCTCTTATATAAAACAGCGAAAGCGTTAGGCGCAACAAAGGTCGCCTTGGGGCATCACCGAGATGACATGATAGAAACACTCATGCTCAACATGTTTTATGGTGGCAAAATGAAATCTATGCCACCCAAGTTAGTCTCCGATAATGGCGAACATGTGGTCATTCGCCCTTTAGCCTTTTGTAAAGAAGAAGAACTGATTCAATATGGGCAACTTAAGCAGTTTCCTATCATTCCATGCAATTTATGTGGCTCACAGCCTAATTTACAGCGTCAAAACGTTAAACGCATGTTACAAGACTGGCATGTCCAATTTCCAGGTCGCATTGAATCGATGTTTACCGCATTGCGTAACGTTGTTCCTTCACATTTGTGCGATAGCGATTTATTTCCCTTTGCAGATATTACGTCTACGTCTGGCGTGATTAATGGTGGAGATATTGGTTTTGACAAGGAAGAGTTTACGGAGCCTGCTCAGAAACCAATTGAAGTACAACCTAAAAGCCTCATTGATGTTATTGAAGTAAAATAAACTGGCTAGGTTGTATTGAGTAAGAATTAATTTAACTTTACTAAAAGGCACTTTCGATGTTTGAAGCATTATTTCAACTGAAAGATCACAACACCTCCATCAAGCAAGAAGTCATCGCCGGATTTACGACGTTTTTGACCATGGCTTATATCATATTCATCAACCCAGCAATGCTATCAGACGCAGGCATGGACCACGGCGCTGTATTTGTCGCAACCTGTCTGGCTGCCGCTATTGGTTGTTTTGTCATGGGCTTTTTGGCTAACTACCCTATAGCGCTTGCTCCTGGGATGGGGCTAAACGCCTTTTTTACTTATACCGTAGTGTTAGAAATGGGTTATACCTGGCAAGTTGCCTTAGGTGGCGTGTTTATTTCAGGTATGGTCTTTATCCTCTTAAGCTTGTTCAATATCCGCAAATGGATCATAGACAGTATCCCACAAGCATTACGTTACGGAATTGGTGCGGGTATTGGGTTATTTTTAGGTTTTATCGGCCTTAAAAATGCAGGCATTGTTGTCGATAACCCTGCAACCCTAGTGGGCTTAGGCGATGTTACCGCGACAGGTCCTCTACTATCAGCCTTTGGTTTATTCCTAATCGTTGCATTAACAACGAAAAAAATTAACGGCGCTGTGATGATTTCTATTTTAGCGGTCACCGTATTAGGGCTCATCATTGGGGATGTTCAATACACGGGTATCGTCTCAATGCCTCCAGAAGTGGCACCGACGTTTATGCAATTAGACATTATCGGTGCGACAGAAGTTGGCATGTTAAGCGTAATTTTTGCTTTCTTATTTGTCGATTTATTTGATACGTCAGGCACGCTTATTGCGGTTGCTCAACGCGGCAATCTATTGGATAAAGACGGTAACTTTCCACGTTTAGGCAAAGCGCTAATGGCTGACTCTACGGCTACCGTTGCAGGTTCAATGCTCGGTACATCAACCACTACCAGCTACGTAGAAAGTACAGCAGGTGTTGCAGTGGGCGGCCGAACCGGCTTAACTGCCGTGGTCGTTGGTATTCTATTTATCTTGGCATTATTTTTTGCTCCATTAGCGGGTATGGTTCCCGCTTATGCGACATCAGGACCTTTATTCTTTGTTGCCGTGCTAATGCTTTCTTCACTTAAGAATATTGACTGGGATGACATGTTAGATGCTGTACCTGCTGCGCTAATCTGTATCATCATGCCGTTAACTTTTTCAATTGCTCACGGTATTGCTTTTGGCTTTATCAGCTATGCGGCAGTAAGAATTTTTAGTGGCAAGATAAATCAATTAAGCATAAGTGTTGCCATTATTGCTCTTCTTTTCGTCGTTAAATTTATTTATTTTGGATAACTCATGACCCTTACCCGATCTATTTTTTCACTTGCACTGCTTTCATCACTAAGCGTTCACGTCAGTGCAGAAACATTATGGAGCTCAAATAGTTTGAGCTACCTTAA
This window of the Thalassotalea atypica genome carries:
- the torA gene encoding trimethylamine-N-oxide reductase TorA; protein product: MKRRSFLKGILATSFTLASTASVLTPLNALANVGAKKRDDWLTTGSHFGAFKIKRKNGVIDQVKPFDLDKYPTDMINGVKGLVYNPSRIRYPMVRLDFLLKGHKSDTTQRGDFRFVRVTWDQALTLLKQSLDEVQTNYGPSGLHAGQTGWRATGQLHSSTSHMQRAVGMHGNFVKKIGDYSTGAGQTILPYVLGSTEVYAQGTSWPLILDNAKTIILWANDPYKNLQVGWNAETHESYEYLAQLKEKVKQGKIRVISIDPVASKTQDYLGCEKIYVNPQTDVALMLAIAYELYSNNLHDQKFIDGYSLGFERFVPYLTGESDGIAKTPQWAEKITSVPVEVIKDLAKTMVAGRTQMLMGWCIQRQQHGEQPYWMAAVLATMIGQIGLPGGGISYGHHYSSIGVPSSGAAAPGAFPRNLDEGQKPIFDSDDFKGASSTIPVARWIDAILEPGKVIDANGAKVTYPDIKMMIFSGNNPWNHHQDRNRMKEAFHKLECVVSIDINWTATCRFSDIVLPACTTMERNDIDIYGSYANRGLLAMQKMVEPLFDSLSDYEIFTRFARILGKEKEYTRGMTELDWLKKLYSECKTANDGKFAMPDFEQFWQDGYVHFGEGKPWTRHADFRDDPEINPLGTPSGLIEIFSRKIDRYQYDDCKGHPMWMEKTERSHGGPGSDKHPIWMQSCHPDKRLHSQMCESKEYRQSYAVQDREPVYLNPEDAKQRGIKNGDVVRVFNDRGQLLAGAVVSNNFPQGVIRIHEGAWYGPVGDDGSISGGAKVGALCSYGDPNTLTQDIGSSKLAQACSAYTCLVDYEKFRGKLPQVTSFQGPLEIGA
- the torC gene encoding pentaheme c-type cytochrome TorC, whose protein sequence is MKWFKNLWHTLNTPAKYLTLGSISLTAFLMGVIFWGGFNTALEATNTEEFCISCHSMESKPYQELQKTVHWSNHSGVRATCPDCHVPHSWGRKIARKMEASSDVWGWFFKTVNTDAKFESKRLEMASREWARFDRDDSLACKNCHNYDSMKWEDMSKLAQKQMKRAAEKDQSCVDCHKGIAHTLPDMGTARAPELIAEVGTGPNSFITGQEYFTALTKPLFFSSNGDVEAGTLNVATKVNVLESKDKRVKIAIEGWRKQMGAGRVIYREFGINMLTAQLTKDAAKTEGVMKGFEEKEDEMTGLKWQRVETTLWTDADYLITEQQPLWDYARDTFRSSCSVCHTQPDEAHFDANTWPGMFQGMIAFVNMDQDTQALVQKYLQQHSSTFVKEKH
- the torE gene encoding trimethylamine N-oxide reductase system protein TorE is translated as MIAKQLNKDKDIGEKKKLKELKALGFIIVVLFPVLSIFAVGGYGLIIWLIQAFGGVIPH
- a CDS encoding TorF family putative porin, producing the protein MNKVIKTTNCALVSTMLLSCSFLASAEQAKGEFLNGTFSGSAGIATDSVFRGESTVADGDTTAIFANFTWSHSSGFYAGVSGATAEYESTPDIRSNLSPYLGKSGTIGESGISYNVFVYHYTYADSDDSNYTELWMQIAKDFGPVNMKLEVTPTLDDWFGAKGWDGVNYAIHPSTSFSNGINLSGSLGYQDLSGDGAEGWGHWNLGVSKNFYGLNFDVRYHDSNIDSSHKVYGSEQGLKIFDSRFVLGVSKSF
- the torR gene encoding two-component system response regulator TorR, with the protein product MNHKHILVVEDEAITRAKLVGYFQHAGYQVSEAENKAQMNVILDNHHIDLIMLDINLPDEDGLMITRNLRSHSDIGIVLVTGRTDSIDKIIGLEMGADDYVTKPFELRELLVRVKNILWRISLAQQEPAFSADAEEDDNIFRFGQCRFDIPKRKLLKNNIPIKLTKAEYDILVAFVANPSRVLSRDRLLNLIEHRVDAPNDRTIDVLVRRLRNKIEDNPKEPQIFTTIHGEGYLFAADVS
- the torT gene encoding TMAO reductase system periplasmic protein TorT gives rise to the protein MKKLFVLLLVAVPCFFSVLVAANPVPTHTNSKIKLCAVYPHLKDSYWLSINFGMTEQAKQSSIALKVLEAGGYQNADEQFKQIEQCIEWQANAILVGTVSFEQLNLKLAQVNQHTPIFALVNEVATKNITGRTGVSWYQMGFNLGQYLVNYHQQHGKSESAQLAWFPGPKGGGGSLQSTQGLKAAIANSAIELVTVQHGLNEKITQFSLLKNTFKKFTDIEYLAGNAVMAEMAINEVSKLPKAQRPKILSHYFSHGVYRGIKRNKILMANSDQMVHQGRMAINQAVTYLQTGKSEEHQATAIITIDQQNIDEINTQLSLSPNNFKPVYNVKPLAK
- the torS gene encoding TMAO reductase system sensor histidine kinase/response regulator TorS, which translates into the protein MHFRRSIGNKLLFAFSFVAGLLLFVSIVAWNSLSLIASTGDVITKQTLPILTGTRELANLSLKITHSTTVLKNTTDEETRKNISDNLFSLHTAVEEKFSSLELLNLNNKNLTDLINLKNEINQGIKQLDRYARDKIINLHQIEKTIIVVKASVHEISTLSKSQVANASTFALVRLSGLYDLIEQKNSLVKAQQDIDLIIDEDLNLLDKMAALERHALELEQIANLIITSHQYQQLNELGQSKDSLVIVITNLVDAIHDPYRLELARIALNKLKLFDDLLLYQQEAIELEQKQSLLHQQIANQLTLLNQGILSLIEKQGELATKTSQQHHKLVSWSQNVFLITTLLSLIVIIFVMWKVVYQGIVFKLQKHTDAIEKLAAGDLEITVESSMDEELKHMAQALDVFREQAIKKQQLEYEQQQSEQELRLHKENLEQLVGVRTQELRLTNEKLNRESTAHALAKQQADEANRAKSVFLASMSHEIRTPMNGMIGTLELLTDTDLTEEQQKYAQTILYSGENLLDILNDVLDYSKIEAGHIALSCRAIDLNKLGQDVIQLMLARAQSKSLLLRFEIDNHLEPWRFADLGKLRQILINLINNAIKFTQRGSIVLSITGDKTGTDRPNHDEGSVTFSVTDTGCGIAKDKQGDVFQAFTQVANLQSAAGTGLGLAISQRLVSAMNGALSLESEENRGSCFSFTLPLSYANKSDINKQQEMFSSSHESFQHYNVLIVEDNDINLDVACALVEKLGHTITAAKDGTSAISLMQSNHYDLALLDINLPDTDGVTLSKQLKSIAEEKQQVFKTIAVSAHVFKEDVAKFIESGFDGFVAKPVQMKKLKPAINKAMFAVGAVNNQDENKQVSKQKNGTIGTTESVTISNDEFNKHSLFDADIPNQDIEYLGHEKVQQLAQLFCQHVDSEYSDFSDLSAADQQAKLHKLKGAAIGLGLVRLYQLCNALEVSIKDEKLTTPQLLMIDDLIKLSKGVLRHYSDNLQKSD